The Macaca fascicularis isolate 582-1 chromosome 1, T2T-MFA8v1.1 genome includes a window with the following:
- the RCC1 gene encoding regulator of chromosome condensation isoform X1, whose product MSPKRIAKRRSPPADAIPKSKKVKDARAAASRRIPGARSCQVSHRSHSTEPGLVLTLGQGDVGQLGLGENVMERKKPALVSIPEDVVQAEAGGMHTVCLSKSGQVYSFGCNDEGALGRDTSVEGSEMIPGKVELQEKVVQVSAGDSHTAALTEDGRVFLWGSFRDNNGVIGLLEPMKKSMVPVQVQLDVPVVKVASGNDHLVMLTAGGDLYTLGCGEQGQLGRVPELFANRGGRQGLERLLVPKCVMLKSRGSRGHVRFQDAFCGAYFTFAISHEGHVYGFGLSNYHQLGTPGTESCFIPQNLTSFKNSTKSWVGFSGGQHHTVCMDSEGKAYSLGRAEYGRLGLGEGAEEKSIPTLISRLPAVSSVACGASVGYAVTKDGRVFAWGMGTNYQLGTGQDEDAWSPVEMTGKQLENRVVLSVSSGGQHTVLLVKDKEQS is encoded by the exons ATGTCACCCAAGCGCATAGCTAAAAGAAGGTCCCCCCCAGCAGATGCCATCCCCAAAAGCAAGAAGGTGAAGG ACGCGAGGGCCGCTGCCTCCCGCCGCATTCCTGGCGCCCGCTCCTGCCAAG TCTCACACAGGTCCCACAGCACAGAACCCGGCTTGGTGCTGACACTAGGCCAGGGCGATGTGGGCCAGCTGGGGCTGGGTGAGAATGTGATGGAGAGGAAGAAGCCGGCCCTGGTATCCATTCCAGAGGATGTTGtgcaggctgaggctgggggcaTGCACACCGTGTGTCTAAGCAAAAGTGGCCAG GTCTATTCCTTCGGCTGCAATGATGAGGGTGCCCTGGGAAGGGACACATCAGTGGAGGGCTCGGAGATGATCCCTGGGAAAGTGGAGCTGCAAGAGAAGGTGGTACAGGTGTCAGCAGGAGACAGTCACACAGCAGCCCTCACCGAGGATGGCCGTGTCTTCCTCTGGGGCTCCTTCCGG GACAATAACGGTGTGATTGGGCTGTTGGAGCCCATGAAGAAGAGCATGGTGCCAGTGCAGGTGCAGCTGGACGTGCCTGTGGTAAAGGTGGCCTCAG GAAACGACCACTTGGTGATGCTGACAGCTGGTGGTGACCTCTACACCTTGGGCTGCGGGGAACAGGGCCAGCTAGGCCGTGTGCCTGAGTTATTTGCCAACCGTGGTGGCCGGCAAGGTCTTG AACGACTCCTGGTCCCCAAGTGTGTGATGCTGAAATCCAGGGGAAGCCGGGGCCACGTGAGATTCCAGGATGCCTTTTGTGGTGCCTATTTCACCTTTGCCATCTCCCACGAGGGCCACGTGTACGGCTTTGGCCTCTCCAACTACCATCAGCTTG GAACTCCGGGCACAGAATCTTGCTTCATACCCCAGAACCTAACATCCTTTAAGAATTCCACCAAGTCCTGGGTGGGCTTCTCTGGTGGCCAGCACCATACAGTCTGCATGGATTCAGAAG gAAAAGCATACAGCCTGGGCCGGGCTGAGTATGGGCGGCTGGGCCTTGGGGAGGGTGCTGAGGAGAAGAGCATACCCACCCTCATCTCCAGGCTGCCTGCTGTCTCCTCAGTGGCTTGTGGGGCCTCTGTGGGGTATGCTGTGACCAAGGATG gTCGTGTTTTCGCCTGGGGCATGGGCACCAACTACCAGCTGGGCACAGGGCAGGATGAGGACGCCTGGAGCCCTGTGGAGATGACGGGCAAACAGCTGGAGAACCGTGTGGTCTTATCTGTGTCCAGCGGGGGCCAGCATACAGTCTTATTAGTCAAGGACAAGGAACAGAGCTGA
- the RCC1 gene encoding regulator of chromosome condensation isoform X2 has protein sequence MSPKRIAKRRSPPADAIPKSKKVKVSHRSHSTEPGLVLTLGQGDVGQLGLGENVMERKKPALVSIPEDVVQAEAGGMHTVCLSKSGQVYSFGCNDEGALGRDTSVEGSEMIPGKVELQEKVVQVSAGDSHTAALTEDGRVFLWGSFRDNNGVIGLLEPMKKSMVPVQVQLDVPVVKVASGNDHLVMLTAGGDLYTLGCGEQGQLGRVPELFANRGGRQGLERLLVPKCVMLKSRGSRGHVRFQDAFCGAYFTFAISHEGHVYGFGLSNYHQLGTPGTESCFIPQNLTSFKNSTKSWVGFSGGQHHTVCMDSEGKAYSLGRAEYGRLGLGEGAEEKSIPTLISRLPAVSSVACGASVGYAVTKDGRVFAWGMGTNYQLGTGQDEDAWSPVEMTGKQLENRVVLSVSSGGQHTVLLVKDKEQS, from the exons ATGTCACCCAAGCGCATAGCTAAAAGAAGGTCCCCCCCAGCAGATGCCATCCCCAAAAGCAAGAAGGTGAAGG TCTCACACAGGTCCCACAGCACAGAACCCGGCTTGGTGCTGACACTAGGCCAGGGCGATGTGGGCCAGCTGGGGCTGGGTGAGAATGTGATGGAGAGGAAGAAGCCGGCCCTGGTATCCATTCCAGAGGATGTTGtgcaggctgaggctgggggcaTGCACACCGTGTGTCTAAGCAAAAGTGGCCAG GTCTATTCCTTCGGCTGCAATGATGAGGGTGCCCTGGGAAGGGACACATCAGTGGAGGGCTCGGAGATGATCCCTGGGAAAGTGGAGCTGCAAGAGAAGGTGGTACAGGTGTCAGCAGGAGACAGTCACACAGCAGCCCTCACCGAGGATGGCCGTGTCTTCCTCTGGGGCTCCTTCCGG GACAATAACGGTGTGATTGGGCTGTTGGAGCCCATGAAGAAGAGCATGGTGCCAGTGCAGGTGCAGCTGGACGTGCCTGTGGTAAAGGTGGCCTCAG GAAACGACCACTTGGTGATGCTGACAGCTGGTGGTGACCTCTACACCTTGGGCTGCGGGGAACAGGGCCAGCTAGGCCGTGTGCCTGAGTTATTTGCCAACCGTGGTGGCCGGCAAGGTCTTG AACGACTCCTGGTCCCCAAGTGTGTGATGCTGAAATCCAGGGGAAGCCGGGGCCACGTGAGATTCCAGGATGCCTTTTGTGGTGCCTATTTCACCTTTGCCATCTCCCACGAGGGCCACGTGTACGGCTTTGGCCTCTCCAACTACCATCAGCTTG GAACTCCGGGCACAGAATCTTGCTTCATACCCCAGAACCTAACATCCTTTAAGAATTCCACCAAGTCCTGGGTGGGCTTCTCTGGTGGCCAGCACCATACAGTCTGCATGGATTCAGAAG gAAAAGCATACAGCCTGGGCCGGGCTGAGTATGGGCGGCTGGGCCTTGGGGAGGGTGCTGAGGAGAAGAGCATACCCACCCTCATCTCCAGGCTGCCTGCTGTCTCCTCAGTGGCTTGTGGGGCCTCTGTGGGGTATGCTGTGACCAAGGATG gTCGTGTTTTCGCCTGGGGCATGGGCACCAACTACCAGCTGGGCACAGGGCAGGATGAGGACGCCTGGAGCCCTGTGGAGATGACGGGCAAACAGCTGGAGAACCGTGTGGTCTTATCTGTGTCCAGCGGGGGCCAGCATACAGTCTTATTAGTCAAGGACAAGGAACAGAGCTGA